In the Maribacter sp. MJ134 genome, one interval contains:
- a CDS encoding thiol-activated cytolysin family protein: MKTNQSILKTGIYVSVLSLIFLACNGCSKGEVEPGPEQPEFSEEDASDFNTAVANLTAFSQPDESSIVETASTDPEREGSTEFECFTQTFKGAPGFNELFTLDPTTDVIYPGAMLKGETIPTGEYSRINVDRAPITMSISLSNINGSPSVTIDNPNNLSEVRQGINELLNREVTGATPAQLVVEESQVYSEQQLAVALGANYRDKTKDISGSFDFNSTTVKKKYVLKFIQKYFTLDLDSPGKSPSDLFTSLPSIESLGATNPVYVSSVTYGRMVLYTVESESSISEIKSAFDAAIDAGKREGDFELDVESKKILEKSSIKALIIGGSGASAAQTIGDDSLSKIYDFIAEGGNYSKDSPGAPLAYKLSYVKQGFPAARIVLATEYQVRNCDLAYPEYFAVISKITGTQATDTEVNGYLRLRMTVGGERLDFNNNGLEDGETWRVSKEEFVDVQDNKTHDIEDHDYTFKPYRPNMATDYVECMGELYDYGFLVNESLGDAGGIKLVVLNTLKINVPDTVKLNFKKGITAHFIITRTK; this comes from the coding sequence ATGAAAACAAATCAATCAATTCTTAAAACAGGTATTTACGTGTCTGTATTAAGTTTAATTTTTTTAGCCTGCAATGGTTGTAGTAAAGGTGAAGTAGAACCAGGACCTGAACAACCAGAGTTTTCTGAGGAAGACGCTTCAGACTTTAATACGGCAGTGGCCAATTTAACCGCTTTTAGCCAACCTGATGAATCTAGTATAGTAGAGACAGCCTCAACCGACCCAGAAAGAGAAGGCTCTACTGAATTTGAATGTTTTACTCAAACCTTTAAAGGTGCACCTGGCTTCAATGAGCTATTTACTTTAGACCCAACTACTGATGTTATATACCCTGGCGCCATGCTAAAGGGAGAAACCATTCCAACTGGCGAATATTCAAGAATTAATGTAGATAGGGCGCCTATTACGATGTCTATTTCGTTGAGTAATATTAACGGAAGCCCAAGTGTAACTATTGATAATCCCAATAATCTTAGCGAGGTGCGACAAGGTATTAATGAGTTATTAAACAGAGAGGTTACAGGTGCCACGCCCGCTCAACTTGTTGTAGAGGAGTCTCAGGTATATTCGGAACAACAGTTGGCCGTAGCACTTGGCGCCAATTATCGGGACAAAACCAAGGATATTTCGGGCAGTTTTGATTTTAATTCCACAACGGTTAAGAAAAAGTATGTGCTTAAGTTCATTCAAAAATATTTTACCTTGGATTTGGATTCCCCAGGTAAATCTCCGAGTGATTTGTTTACCAGTCTGCCAAGTATTGAAAGTTTGGGTGCTACCAATCCAGTATATGTTTCTTCAGTAACTTATGGTCGAATGGTTTTGTATACTGTGGAATCTGAATCTAGTATTTCAGAAATAAAATCTGCATTTGATGCTGCAATAGATGCAGGCAAGAGAGAAGGAGATTTTGAACTTGATGTAGAATCAAAAAAGATTTTGGAAAAGTCGAGTATCAAAGCATTGATAATTGGTGGTTCTGGAGCGAGTGCTGCACAAACTATAGGTGATGACAGTCTTTCTAAAATATATGATTTTATTGCAGAAGGTGGTAATTATTCTAAAGATTCTCCAGGAGCTCCGTTGGCCTATAAGTTGAGTTATGTAAAACAGGGTTTTCCAGCTGCAAGAATAGTTTTAGCAACTGAATACCAGGTAAGAAATTGTGATTTAGCCTACCCAGAATATTTCGCAGTAATTTCTAAAATAACAGGCACACAGGCGACCGATACAGAAGTTAATGGCTATTTGAGATTGCGAATGACCGTGGGAGGTGAGCGACTGGACTTCAATAACAATGGCTTAGAAGACGGGGAAACTTGGAGAGTTAGTAAGGAAGAGTTTGTTGATGTGCAGGATAACAAAACTCATGATATAGAGGATCATGACTATACATTTAAGCCTTACAGGCCTAATATGGCTACTGATTATGTGGAGTGCATGGGAGAGTTGTACGATTATGGTTTTTTAGTTAATGAAAGCTTGGGCGATGCAGGAGGTATAAAACTAGTTGTTTTGAACACCTTAAAAATAAATGTGCCAGATACAGTAAAATTGAATTTTAAGAAAGGTATTACCGCGCATTTTATAATAACTCGGACAAAATAA
- a CDS encoding tetratricopeptide repeat protein, with protein sequence MLQLLKTQKDTSLAYTYMAIFSTYVTRDSEKAKPYLDTALVMSKTLNNSKIRVHLLKHQGIYHQNRSEHDKALPYFKKAIDSCIANENKPLLQIIYNNMGIAQKYLGDLKGSMDSYLKSIEVSKEIGDTDDYRAPSYMNIGKLHAQLGNLKESNKYYGLTEAICVEYNLDYGLAITRSNIAENMVTEGKHAEAIPLYKHALGFFEKSNDWAEIGEQYNFIGEAYFNLDSLAKSKSYFNKALQIGKRIKEKKMLMDSFQNLGRIASKQGDYRNALANFEESLRIAKENKNNLEMIKIYPDLAEAHAALRQYDEAFEYSRLHFAKYDSVFQKEKVKQFNELEVKYQTEKKEAEIALQEEEINTLNAKSRADNLQKGLFAGGMAATLALFGLSVFGYRQRIKKNRIAREKQEEIYKKEIEHKQKELTSQTLHLVQKNTFIQELMENLENVKNSPDKFKTEFRRIVMLLKKENASDKDWEVFKTYFAEVHNDFDQKLKTLAADISEKEIRLAAFLRMNLTTKEIAATLNVLPDSILKSKYRLKKKLGLDKETDLTSFLNTL encoded by the coding sequence ATGCTACAGCTATTGAAAACCCAAAAAGACACTTCACTGGCATATACCTATATGGCTATTTTTTCAACCTATGTCACACGTGACTCTGAGAAAGCCAAACCCTACCTAGATACAGCCCTCGTTATGTCCAAGACACTAAACAATTCTAAAATCAGGGTGCATTTGCTTAAACATCAGGGAATATATCATCAAAATAGAAGTGAGCACGATAAAGCATTGCCCTATTTTAAAAAAGCCATTGATTCGTGTATCGCAAATGAAAATAAGCCTTTATTACAGATTATCTACAACAATATGGGCATTGCGCAAAAGTATCTTGGCGACCTCAAGGGGTCAATGGACTCCTATCTTAAATCCATTGAGGTAAGTAAAGAAATTGGTGACACAGACGATTATAGGGCTCCAAGTTATATGAATATTGGAAAATTACATGCTCAACTTGGAAACTTAAAAGAATCCAATAAATATTATGGACTGACTGAAGCAATTTGCGTTGAATATAACTTGGATTATGGATTGGCAATTACACGTTCCAATATAGCTGAGAATATGGTTACCGAAGGGAAACATGCGGAGGCTATTCCGCTATACAAACATGCCCTAGGGTTCTTTGAAAAATCAAATGATTGGGCTGAAATAGGTGAACAATACAATTTCATAGGTGAGGCCTATTTCAATTTAGATTCCTTGGCGAAATCCAAATCCTATTTTAACAAAGCCCTGCAAATAGGGAAACGAATTAAAGAAAAGAAGATGCTCATGGATAGTTTTCAGAATTTGGGTCGCATAGCAAGCAAGCAAGGAGACTATAGAAATGCATTAGCCAATTTTGAAGAAAGTCTTCGCATTGCCAAGGAGAACAAGAACAACCTTGAAATGATAAAAATTTATCCTGATTTAGCAGAAGCACATGCGGCCTTAAGACAATACGATGAGGCTTTTGAATACAGCAGATTGCATTTTGCAAAATATGATTCCGTTTTTCAAAAGGAGAAGGTTAAACAATTCAATGAACTTGAGGTAAAATACCAAACAGAGAAGAAAGAAGCAGAAATAGCCCTACAAGAAGAAGAAATTAATACGCTAAATGCAAAATCTAGGGCTGATAATCTTCAAAAAGGTCTTTTTGCTGGGGGTATGGCGGCTACCCTAGCCTTATTTGGACTCTCCGTATTTGGTTACCGACAACGTATCAAAAAGAATCGAATCGCCCGTGAAAAACAAGAAGAAATCTATAAAAAGGAAATTGAGCACAAGCAAAAAGAATTGACCAGCCAAACGCTGCACCTTGTACAAAAGAATACCTTTATTCAGGAGCTGATGGAAAACTTAGAGAATGTAAAAAACTCACCAGACAAGTTTAAAACAGAGTTTAGGCGAATAGTTATGCTCTTGAAAAAAGAAAATGCCTCGGACAAGGACTGGGAAGTGTTTAAAACCTATTTTGCAGAAGTCCATAATGATTTTGACCAGAAATTGAAAACACTTGCAGCTGATATCTCCGAAAAGGAAATACGCTTGGCTGCTTTTCTACGTATGAACCTGACTACCAAAGAGATTGCAGCCACCTTAAATGTATTGCCTGATAGTATTCTAAAATCAAAATACCGACTTAAAAAGAAATTAGGACTGGATAAAGAAACCGATTTGACCAGTTTCTTAAATACTTTATAA